CGCCGATGACGGCGACGGGGCAGACCTGCACCCGCTTGCGGATGCGTTCGGCGACGGTCTGACCGAACGCCGGCGGGCAGTTGGGCAGGATGATCGCGAACTCTTCACCGCCCAGCCGCGCCACAAGGTCCATCGGGCGCACACAGTCCTGCAGGCACGCAGCCACGGACTGGATCACCATGTCACCGGCGGCATGCCCGTGGCAGTCGTTGACCTTCTTGAAGTGGTCGATGTCGGCGATGAGCAGCAAGGCCGGTTCGCCAACGCGCGCGACGCGGTCGATCTCACGGGCGATCGCGGCCTCGAACTGCCGGCGGTTGGCCAGCCCCGTGAGGGCATCGCGGCTCGACAGATCACACAGTCCGTCGATGACGGCCTGCATCCATTCGGCCGAACCGGGCAGCAACCCGGCAGGTGGCACCCATCCGGCCTGGCTCAGCAAGCTGAGCGCCATCTCCAGGCGCAGTTCGGCCACACCCTCGGCGAGGGGCACGGCAACAGGTGTTTCGAGATCCAGGGTGGCGATGGCAGACCCCATGAGGCTGGTAAAGCTGGGTTCCAGTCTAGCAGTTGCACCATGCGCAAGCCGTTGAATAAGCGCCCTTTCCTGTGCGAGCTTGCACGTTTCATGGGGTATGCGACCAAGGCAAGCTCAAGGATCGCCACATCCCGGCCGATAAACCTAGGCGGCCGTTTGCCGTCGCCAACCGTCTGCCTGTCATGCAACCCATTGCGCCTGACCTGTCCCCCGCTCTCAATGACCGGGAGTTCGAGTTCCACCCCCGGGACTTCGCCCGGGTGCGGGCGCTGATCTACGAACGGGCCGGCATCAGCCTGCACGAAGGCAAGCAGGCGATGGTCTACAGCCGGCTGTCGCGCCGGCTGCGCGAAACCGGCCACCAGTCGTTCGAGAGCTACCTGCGGTGGCTGGAAAGCCACACCGGCAGCGAGTGGCAGGAGTTCGTGAACTGCCTCACGACCAACCTGACCAGCTTCTTCCGCGAGGAGCACCACTTCCATGCACTGGCCGAGTGGCTCAAGGCCCGCGGCTCGACGCCCACGCGCATCTGGTGCTGCGCCGCCTCGACGGGCGAGGAACCCTATTCGCTGGCCATGACCGTGGCCGAGTCGCTGGGCCTGCACGCGCCGGTGAAGATCCTGTGCAGCGACATCGACACCAATGTGCTGACCACCGCCTCGCGTGCGGTGTACACGGCCGACGCCCGTGGCCTGAGCCCGCAGCGGCTGCGCAACTTCTTTCTGCGCGGCAAGGGCGCCAACGAAGGCAGCATCCGCGTCAAGCCGGAACTGGCTCGCATGGTGGAGTTCCGGCCTTTCAACCTGATGCAGACGAGCTGGCAGCTCGGCGAGCCCTTCGACATCGTGTTCTGCCGCAACGTGATGATCTACTTCGATGGCCCGACCCAGCGCAAGGTGCTTGAGCGCATCCACGGCGTGATGAAGCCGAAGGGCCTGCTGTTCGTGGGTCACTCGGAAAACTTCACCGATTCCCGCGACCTCTTCCACTTGCGCGGCAAGACGGTCTATGACAGGGTCTGACGGACAGGCTGGAGACAAGGACAAGCGATGATCAGCACCACCCCGATGGGCGCACGCCCCGGCACCCCGCCGCCAGCCCGACTGCAGCAGAGTCCGATGGGACAACGCAGCGACCGGCTGGACCGGCTGAAGGCCCGCATCCCGAAGCCGGGCGAGGCCTCGTTCTTCTTCTACGACGCGCACTTCAAGGCCGAGGCGGTCAAGATCCTGCCCGGTGAGTACTTCGTGTACGACGAGGACCTGCTGATCATGACGACGCTGGGGTCGTGCATCGCCGTGTGCCTGTGGGACCGGCAGGCCAAGGTCGGCGGCATGAACCACTTCATGCTGCCCGACAACGGTGGCGGGGCCAGCGACTCGGGCCGCTATGGCTCGTTCGCGATGGAACTGCTGATCAACGAGATGATGAAGAAGGGCGCGTCGCGGATGACGATGGAAGCCAAGGTGTTCGGCGGCGGCGCCGTGATCACCGGCATGAACACCATCAACGTCGGCGAGCGCAACACGGCCTTCGTGATGGACTACCTCAAGACCGAACGCATTCCGGTGGTCTCGAAGGACGTGCTCGACATCTACCCGCGCAAGGTGTGCTTCCTGCCTTTCAGCGGCAAGGCCATGGTGAAACGCCTGGCGCCGAGCAACCCCGAGGCCATCATCCAGCAGGAGCGCCTGGCTGCGCAGAAGGTCACGCCTGTGGCCAGCAACGGCGGCTCCATCGACCTTTTCTGAGCCCACGGAGACAAGAACATGGCCAAGATCCGCGTGGTGGTGGTGGACGATTCCGCCCTGGTCCGCAGCATGCTGACCGAGATCATCAACCGTCAGCCCGACATGACCTGCATCGGCGCGGCCAGCGACCCCTTCGTCGCGCGCGAGATGATCCGCAACCTCAATCCGGACGTGATCACGCTGGACGTCGAAATGCCGCGCATGGATGGCATCGACTTCCTGTCCAAGCTGATGCGTCTGCGTCCGATGCCGGTCGTGATGGTGTCGACGCTGACCGAGCGCGGCGCCGAGGTGACCCTCAAGGCACTGGAGCTGGGCGCGATCGACTTCGTCGCCAAACCGAAGATCGGTGTGGCCGATGGCCTGCGGCAGCTCGCCGACGACATCACGGACAAGGTCCGCATCGCGGCCAAGGCCCGCATCAGCCGACTGCCCCCCACCACGGCCGCCGCCGCAGCGGCAGCGGCGCACCCGGCCCATACGCCGAGCGCGGAGCACCGCGCCGCCAACGCGCCGCGACCGGCCGCGTCCACCGGCTCGCCGCTGGGCAGGCTGTCGACCGAGAAGATCCTCTTCATCGGCGCATCCACGGGGGGCACCGAGGCCACCAAGGAAGTGCTGACCTCGCTGCCAGCCGACTTCCCGGCCGTGATGATCACGCAGCACATGCCGCCGGGCTTCACCCGCAGCTATGCCGCGCGGCTCGATGGCCTGTGCCGCATCCGCGTCAAGGAAGCGACCGATGGTGAGCGCGTGCTGCCCGGTCATGCCTACATCGCGCCGGGCGGTCTGCACCTCAGCGTCGAGCGCTCGGGCGCCAACTACATCGCACGCGTGCAGGATGGCGAGCCGGTGAACCGGCACAAGCCCAGCGTCGAGGTGCTGTTCAAGTCGGCGGCCCGCGTGGCCGGGCCCAACGCCATCGGCGTGATGCTGACCGGCATGGGTGCCGACGGCGCCCGCGCCATGCGCGAGATGCGCGACGCCGGCGCCTACTGCCTGGCGCAGGACGAGGCGAGCTGCGTGGTGTTCGGCATGCCGCGCGAGGCCATTGCGGCCGGCGCCGTGCAGGATGTGATGCCGCTCGTGAAGATCGGCCCGCACCTGGTGGAGCACCTGCGCGCCACGGTGGGCCACGCGCTCAGCCGCGTCTGAGCCTCGGCCTGGCTTCGGTCAAGGCCGGCCCACGAACACCATCAAGGTGGGCCCGACGGCCGGGCTGTGCAGCACCGCCGCATAGACCGGCCCCACCACCGTATCCCGGCCGAGGTACAGGCTGGCGCCGATGCGCTTGCGGCCCTGCCAGAACTGCTCGGGCCGATCCCACGCATTGCCAGCCTCGACACTGGTGCCTGCAAACAGCCCGCGCGTGAAGCCAGGCCCCGGCAGCCGTACCTGGTACACCGCGCGCACCAGCCCCACCTGCTGGCCACTGACCTGGTAGGTGCCATAGCCCGAGAGCTGCTGGAAGCCACCCAGGCCGTAGCGGGGCGCCAGCGGCATCACGCCGTCGGACAGGCCGAGGCGGCCGCCCAGGTTCAGGGTGTGGTCGCCCCATGACTGCACCCACTGGCCTTGCGCATGCAGGTGCCGCACGAAACCGTCCTCGCCCGGTTGGCCATCGCGCTGGCGGCTGTGGGCCCACGTCGCTGCCGCCTCGATGCGCCAGCCGCGGGTCGGAAAGAAGGCATGGTCGAGCTGGTCGAACACCGCGCGCAGACGCAGGCCCTGCTCGCGCCAGCGCGCCACGCCATCGGGCAACAGGCTGCGCAGCAACCCACCGTCGGCCGCCAGCGTCACCCGGTCACGCCGCACCTCGTCGACCAGCCCCAGGCGAATCTCGCCCAGTTCGCGCCAGTTGGCCCCAATGTCGAGGTGGACGGCCGTGCGGGCGCGGTCCACCCGCGCCGAGACGTCGCGGTCCGGATCGGCATAGAAATCCACCCGCTCGCGCTGGTGCGTGCCCTGCACGGCCACGAAGCCGCTGAGCCCGTCCGGCAGACGCCAGTCCATCGGCCGGTACCACTCGCTGCTCAGGCCCGGCGCCGAGCCGATGCGCACGGCGTTGCGCCATTCGCTGCCGTGCGCATCCAGCCAGTGCCGGTTGTGCACGAGCTTGAGGTTGAAGGCGCTGCGACCGCGGTTGTCGGCCACGAAGTCGACGCCCATCTGCAGGTAGTTCGGCCCCCAGGGCTTGTCTTCCAGGTCGAAGACCAGGCCCTCGCGCCCGGATTCATCGCGCACCAGCCGGTAGTCGGTGCGCAGGTAGTCACCCGAGGCGGCCAACACCGTGGTGTCGCGCTCGGCCTTGGCGAGCTCGAACACCTGACCGGGCTGCGTGGCCAGGATGTCGGAGCGATTGGCCGGCTTGGTGCGCTCCGTGCCTTCGAAACGCACGAACTGCAGCGGCACGGGCGGCGCGATGCGCTGCTGGCGCGCCGCCAGCCACGCCGCATAGTCCGACTCGCTCACTTTCAGATCCTGCATGCGCAGCACCAGCGCCTCGGCCTGCAGTTCCCCCAACAGCATGAACTCGCGGGCGCGCTCGAAGTCAGCCGAGGTGAGGCCGTCCAGCTTGGGCGCGATCAGCACGTCGTCCGGGCCCAGCGTGCGCAGGCTGGCCTGCACGTTCTGCTCGGTCAGGATGTTGATCATCTGCGCCGTCACACCCGTGAACGACGACAGCGTGTCGCGCGGGCCCAGCGGCGTGCCGATGTTGACGACGATGAGGCGCTGGGCGCCCATGGCACGCGCCACGTCGACCGGGGTGTTGTTGACCAGGCCGCCATCGCCCAGGATGCGACCATCGACCTCGACGGGCGCGAAGATGCCCGGCACGGACATGCTCGAACGCAATGCCGTGGCCAGATCACCCTGGCGCAGGATCACGGGCTGCCCGGTCTCCATGTCGGTGGCCACCGCGCGGAAGGGCGTGGGCAACTGGTCGAAATCCTGCGTGAGCCGCGCCGGCAGCGTCAGGCGACGCAGACGCGACTCCAACCCGCGGCTGGACACCGAGCCGATCGGCGCCTTGATGCCGTCCATGCCGATGCCCACCTCGACCACCGGCGAGACCTCGAAGTCCTGCTCCTTGCGGCGCTGGTTCAGGTTCTGCCGATCGACGCGCGAGGCAAACACCGTGTTCCAGTCGAGCGCGCGCACCTCGGCCTCGACGGTGCGGGCGTCCATGCCGCTGGCGTAGAGCCCACCGACGATGGCGCCCATCGACGTGCCCGCAATGACATCGACCGGGATGCGCTCACGCTCGAGCACCTTGAGCACGCCCACGTGGGCCAGCCCGCGCGCACCGCCGCCAGACAGCACCAGGCCGATGCGTGGGCGCGGTGCCACCATGTCGGTGGAAGCCGGCAGCACGGCGGGCGCCGGCGACGCCGCGAGGGCCGACGCCGTCAGCGCCGAGGCCATGCCCACCCACAGTCCGCCGCACAGGACGGCGGCACATCCCCCTACCCGCCTGGGTATCGCATGCAAGAAACGGGCGCAGAAACGGCCATGAACCAACTCGATCATGCAAGAGATTGTGCCGCGTCAAATCCCCCGGCAGGGCACGCCGGAGGGCGGTCGGCCGCTTGACCTAAATCAGAGCCGCGCGACCCGATCAGCGGTCTGATAGCACCTGAGGACACCAACAGCACTGCTGATAAGGAGAAAGCGATGCAAGCCTGGGTTGATTTTTTCACCACCGACTACGGCCTGATGAGTGCTGCAGTGATCGCTTTCATGTTCGTCATGCTGGGCTACATCGCCTGGTATGTCGCCAAGCATGTGCGTGAAGACACCGAGCGGCACGACCGCCTGGTGAGAGAAGCTCGGGGCGGCTGAGGGGCCGACCCGTGCGAGCCGGCTGAGGGGCCGGCTTGTGGGTCAGGACAGCTGAGGGGCTGGCCTGACCTCACGGAAGAGCTGAGGGGCTCGACCGTGGAAGCAGGACCGGTCTCGAGAACCGGCTTGGGGGGATGTGCACGAGAGGGGTGCACAGCCATCTGCGAGGGCCGCACCATGTGCGGCCCTTTTTTTTCGGCCGTGCGTCGCCCATGAAAAAGGCCACCTCCGAAGAGGTGGCCTTTGACTGAGGCTGTGAAGCGCCTGGCTGGATTACATGTCCATGCCCATGCCGCCCATGCCGCCAGGCATGCCGCCGGCTGCCGGAGCGTCATCCTTCGGGGCTTCGGCGACCATGCACTCGGTGGTCAGCATCAGCGAAGCGACCGAAGCGGCGTTCTGCAGCGCGGTGCGGGTGACCTTCGTGGGATCCAGGATGCCCATTTCGATCATGTCGCCGTAGGTGTCGTTGGCGGCGTTGAAGCCGTGGTTGCCCGAACCGCTCAGCACGGCGTTGACGACCACAGAGGGCTCGCCACCGGCGTTCGACACGATTTCACGCAGCGGGGCTTCGATGGCCTTCAGCACCAGCTTGATGCCAGCGTCCTGATCGGGGTTGTCACCCTTGATCTCGCCAGCAGCCTGCTTGGCGCGCAGCAGGGCCACGCCACCACCGGCCACGATGCCTTCTTCCACGGCAGCGCGGGTGGCGTGCAGGGCGTCTTCCACGCGGGCCTTCTTTTCCTTCATCTCGACTTCGGTGGCAGCACCGACCTTGATGACGGCGACACCGCCGGCCAGCTTGGCCACGCGCTCTTGCAGCTTCTCGCGGTCGTAGTCGCTGGTGGCTTCTTCGATCTGGATGCGGATCTGCTTGACGCGGGCTTCGATGTCGGCAGCGGCACCGGCGCCATCGATGATGGTGGTGTTTTCCTTGCCCACTTCGACGCGCTTGGCCTGGCCCAGGTCAGCCAGGGTCACCTTCTCGAGCGACAGGCCGACTTCTTCAGCGATCACCTTGCCACCGGTCAGGATGGCGATGTCTTCCAGCATGGCCTTGCGGCGGTCGCCGAAGCCAGGAGCCTTCACGGCCACGACCTTCAGGATGCCGCGGATGGTGTTGACCACCAGGGTGGCCAGGGCTTCGCCGTCGACTTCTTCAGCGATGATCAGCAGCGGACGGCCGGCCTTGGCAACTTGCTCCAGCGTGGGCAGCAGGTCACGGATGTTCGAGATCTTCTTGTCGAACAGCAGGACAAACGGGTTGTCCAGGATGGCCGACTGCTTCTCGGGGTTGTTGATGAAGTACGGCGACAGGTAGCCGCGGTCGAACTGCATGCCTTCGACGACGTCCAGCTCGTTGTTCAGCGACTTGCCGTCTTCGACGGTGATGACGCCTTCCTTGCCGACCTTGTCCATGGCTTCAGCGATGATGCCGCCGACGTCGGCGTCGCTGTTGGCCGAGATCGTGCCGACCTGGGCGATTTCCTTGGACGTGGTGGTGGCCTTCGAAGCCTTCTTCAGCTCGGCGACCAGGGCTTGCACAGCCTTGTCGATGCCGCGCTTCAGGTCCATCGGGTTCATGCCGGCGGCCACGTACTTCATGCCTTCGCGCACGATGGCCTGGGCCAGCACGGTGGCGGTGGTGGTGCCGTCACCGGCGTTGTCCGAGGTCTTGGAAGCGACTTCCTTGACCATCTGGGCGCCCATGTTCTGGAGCTTGTCCTTCAGCTCGATTTCCTTGGCGACCGACACACCGTCCTTGGTGACGGTGGGGGCGCCGAACGAGCGCTCGAGCACCACGTTGCGGCCCTTGGGGCCCAGGGTGACCTTGACCGCGTTGGCCAGGATGTTCACGCCTTCAACCATGCGGGCGCGGGCTTCGCCGCCAAAGATGACGTCTTTTGCTGCCATGTGAAATCTCCGTAATCAGTGTGATGGGGGTGGGATGCCTGTGGCGGTGGTCGCTTACTGAGCGACGACGGCGAACAGGTCTTCTTCGCGCATGACCAGCAGCTCTTCGCCGTCGACCTTGACGGTCTGGCCCGAGTACTTGCCGAACAGGACGCGGTCACCCACTTGCACGTTCAGGGCAACGAATTCGCCCTTGTCATTGCGCTTGCCCGGGCCGACGGCCAGCACTTCGCCCTGGTCGGGCTTCTCGGCGGCGTTGTCAGGGATGATGATGCCCAGGGCGGTCTTGGTTTCTTGTTCCAGACGCTTGACGATCACGCGATCGTGCAGGGGACGCAGCTTCATGGTTTCTCCAGTCTCTTGAGACATCGGTTGGGACAATGCGGCTCTGAGCGGTTCGCCGCTGCAGAGCCTGTTTTTGCATCATGCGGAAAACCGCATGCCGCCACCGGCGCCCAGTGTCGTCCAGACGACGCTGTTAGCACTCAAGGGTAGCGAGTGCTAATGATTATAGGGACGGCGCATGACATTTCAAGAGGGCCCGAAGCCCCTCCCGGGGCGGGGTCATCGGAGGCGGCAGCTCACGCCCGGGCCAGCGGCAACAAAAAGCCGACCCGGGCTTCGCCCACTGCACATCACGCCGCCGTCAGTTCGGTGGCCTGGCGCACGGCCTGCTCGACCACCTCGCGGGTCAGCGGCGGCGCAAAGGTCTCGATGAAGGCATAGGCGTAGCCACGCAGGAAGGCGCCCTTGCGGAAGGCCAGCCGGGTCATGTTGACCTCGAACAGGTGGCCGGCATCGATGGCCCGCAGGTTGCGATCCCGGTCGGCGTCGTAGGCGATGGAGGCCACGATGCCCACCCCCATGCCGAGCTCGACATAGGTCTTGATCACGTCGGCGTCCATGGCGGACAGCACGATGCTGGGCTTGATGCCCGCACGGGCAAAGGCTTCGTCGATGTGCGAACGGCCCGTGTAGCCCTCGTCGTACGTCACCATCGGGTAGCGCGACAGACGCTCGAGCGTCAGCGGCTGGCCATCGAACAGCGGGTGGTCGGGCGGGGCCACCACGGTGTGGGTCCAGCGGTAGCACGGCAGCGTGATGAGCTGCTCGTACTGTGTCAGCGCCTCGGTCGCGATGCCGATGTCGGCCTCGCCGCTGATCAGCATCTGCGCGATCTGACGCGGCGAGCCCTGGTGCAGGCTGAGCGTGACCTGCGGGAACAGCTGGCGGAAATCCTTGACTGCCGATGGCAGTGCGTAGCGCGCCTGCGAGTGGGTGGCGGCCAGCGACAAGGGGCCCGCGTCATGCGAGGCGAAGTCACGCGAGACCTGGCGCAGGTTCTCGGCATCGAGCAGCAGCCGCTCGATGATGGGCAGCAAGCTGGTGCCCGGCTCGGTCAGCCCCGTCAGCCGCTTGCCGGCCCGCATGAACAGCGTGACCCCGAGCTCGTCTTCCAGTTCGCGGATCTGCCGGCTCACGCCGGGCTGGGAGGTGTGCAGTGCCGCCGCCACCTCGGTGAGGTTGAAGCCGCGGCGCACCGCCTCGCGCACCGAACGCAGTTGCTGGAAATTCATTGTTCTTCTCCCTTGCCGTGTCGGCCGCTGTCAGATGACCACGTGCTCGTCCGACACCGTGGGCTCGCCGTCCTCACCGAAGCGGCGCACGCGGCGCGGCTTCAGGTAGGCACGCTCACCCGCGCGCAGCACGCCGCTGTCGCGCAGCGCGGCGTACTCGTCCCGGCTGAGTTCGACCTCGATCTCGCCCGAAGCGCCGCTGCCCTCGTCAGGCCGGAAAGCCAGGCGGGTGTTGGGGCCCACCGTCAGCACGTCGATCAGCGTGGCGGCCACGGCGCCCTCCTCCGCGCGCGCCAGCACCTGGATCTCGTGGGGGCGGACATAGCTCACGGCCGGCGGCGTCGTGGTCTGGCCCGGCTTGTGGTCCCGGCCATGGAACAGGTTCACATCGCCCAGGAACTGCAGCACGAAGGGCGTGGCCGGGTGGTCGTACACCTCGTCCGGCGGGCCCACCTGTTCGATGCGGCCCTGGTTCATCACCACGATGCGGTCGGCCACTTCCATGGCCTCTTCCTGGTCGTGCGTGACGAACACGCTGGTGATGTGCATCTCGTCGTGCAGGCGGCGCAGCCAGCGGCGCAGTTCCTTGCGCACCTTGGCATCGAGCGCGCCGAAGGGCTCGTCGAGCAGCAGCACCTTGGGCTCGACCGCCAGCGCACGGGCCAGCGCAATGCGCTGCCGCTGGCCACCCGAGAGCTGGTGCGGGTAGCGGTCGGCGATCCAGTCGAGCTGCACCAGCTTGAGCAGTTCCATCACCTTGCTGCGGATGGCTTCTTCCGAGGGCCGCGTGGCACGCGGGCGCACACGCAAGCCGAAGGCCACGTTCTCGAAGATGGTCATGTGGCCGAACAGCGCGTAGTGCTGGAACACGAAACCGACCTGGCGTTCGCGCACGGCGACGTGGGTGGCATCTTCGCCGTTGAACAGCACCGAGCCGCTGTCGGGCGTTTCCAGCCCGGCGATGATGCGCAGCAGCGAGGTCTTGCCCGAGCCCGACGGGCCCAGCAGCGCAACCAGTTCGCCGGAGGGAATGTCCAGGCTCAGGTTGTCACACACGGTGACGTTGCCAAAGCGTTTGACGAGGTTTCTGACTTCAATGCTCATGCTGCGGCTCCGGTGTCCTGCGCCTGGGCGGCCTGCTGGCGCACCCGACGTTCGACCAGGTATTTGAGGACCAGTGTGACCAGCGCCAGGCCCGCAAGCAGCGAGGCCACGGCGAACGAGGCGGCGAACTGGTATTCGTTGTAGAGGATCTCGATGTGCAGGGGCAGCGTGTTGGTCTGCCCTCGGATGTGGCCCGACACGACCGACACCGCGCCGAACTCGCCCATGGCGCGAGCGTTGCAGAGGATGACGCCGTACAGCAGGGCCCACTTCACGTTGGGCAGCGTGACCTTCCAGAAGGTCTGCAGGCCGGAGGCGCCCAGCACGCGGGCGGCCTCTTCCTGCTCCTGACCCTGGGCCTGCATCAGCGGGATCAGTTCACGCGCCACGAAGGGAAAGGTCACGAAGATGGTGGCCAGCACGATGCCGGGCACCGCGAAGATCACCTTCAGGTCGTTGTCCTGCAGCCATTCACCGAACCAGCCCTGCAGGCCGAACACCAGCACGTAGATCAGGCCGGCGATCACCGGGCTGACCGAGAACGGCAGGTCGATCAATGTCAGCAGCACGCTCTTGCCACGGAAGTCGAACTTCGCGATGGCCCAGGCGGCCGACACACCGAACACCAGGTTCAGCGGCACCGAGATGGCCGCGGCGATGAGCGTGAGCTTCATCGCCGAGACGGCGTCGGCCTCGGTGATGGACGCCACATAGACGTCCCAGCCCTTTTTGAAGGCCTCGAAGAACACCGAGACCAGCGGCAGGAACAGGAACAGCGACAGGAAGATCAGTGCCACGCTGATCAGCGTCCAACGCACCCAGGCGGGCTCGCGGGTGGCCTGGGCCAGGCGGGGGGGGGCAATCGAACTCATGATGCGAGGCCTTTCACTTGCCCTGACGCGCACGCGCCCAGGCCTGCAGCCCGTTGATGGCGAGCAGCATCAGGAAGGACATCACCAGCATGACGACCGCGATCGCGGTGGCCCCGGCGTAGTCGTACTGCTCGAGCTTGGTGATGATGAGCAGCGGCGTGATCTCGGACACCATGGGCATGTTGCCGGCGATGAAGATGATGGAGCCGTACTCGCCCAGCGCGCGGGCAAAGGCCAGCGCAAAGCCGGTCAGCAGCGCGGGCATGAGCGTCGGGAAGATGACCTGGGCGAAGGTCTGCCAGCGGCTGGCGCCCAGCGTGGCGGCGGCTTCTTCGAGTTCGCTGGCCAGGTCTTCCAGGATGGGCTGCACCGTGCGCACCACAAAGGGCAGGCCGATGAAGGTCATGGCCACGAAGACACCGATGGGCGTGAACGCCACCTTCACGCCCAGTGGTTCAAGGTGCTTGCCGATCCAGCCGTTGGCGGCGTACAGGCCCGTCAGCGTGATGCCAGCCACGGCGGTAGGCAGCGCAAACGGCAGGTCGACCAGGGCATCGACGATGCGGCGTCCGAAGAAGTCATAGCGCACCAGCACCCAGGCCACGAGCAGCCCGAACACGCCATTGACGATGGCCGCCAGCAGCGACGCACCGAACGTGAGCTTGTAGGACGCCACCACGCGGGGCGAGGCCACCGCATCGACGAACTGGGGCCAGGTCAGGTCCATCGTGCGCAGGAACGCCGCCGACAGCGGGATCAGCACGATCAGGCACAGGTAGAACAGCGTCAGGCCCAGCGACAGGTCGAAGCCGGGCAAGACACTGCGCCTGCGCAGCAGGGTCTTGGAAAAGATCATGGGATGAGCCAGGTACTGCGGGGGGCCGGATCAGCGACCGGCGCGGCCGGCGGCGATGATCTGGTCGTAGGTGGCACCGTCGTTGAAGTGCTCGGCCTGCGCCCTCTTCCAGCCGCCGAACACCTCGTCGACGGTGAAGGTCGGGATCTGCAGGAAGGCGGCCTTGTACTGCGCCAGCACCTTGTCCGAGCGTGGACGCATGTTGTGCTTGGCGGCAATCGCCTGGCCTTCATCCGACCACAGGTACTTCAGATAGGCCTCGGCCTGCTTGCGCGTGCCCTTCTTGTCGACCACCTTGTCAACCACGCTGACCGGGTTCTCGGCCAGGATGGTGTGCTTGGGGTAGACCACCTGGTAGTCGCCACCGAACTCGCTGCGGATCAGCGGCACTTCGCTTTCGAAGGTCACCAGGGCATCGCCGATCTGGCGCTGCGCAAAGGTGGTGGTGGCGGCACGGCCACCGCCGTCGAACACCGGCACGTTGGCGAACAGACGCTGCACCAGGTCACGCGCCTGCTTCGGGTTGCCGCCCGACTTGATCACCGAGCCCCAGGCAGCCAGGTAGGTGTAGCGGCCGTTGCCCGAGGTCTTGGGATTGGGGATGACGACCGAGACGCCCGGCTTGACCAGGTCGGCCCAGTCCTTGATCTGCTTGGGGTTGCCCTTGCGCACCAGGATCACGGTGACCGAGGTGGTCGGTGCGCTGTTGTTGGGCAGGCGCTTGGCCCAGTCGGCCGGCACCAGGCCACCGCGCTCGGCCAGGATGTCGATGTCGTTGGCCTGGTTCATGGTGATCACATCGGCGGCCAGACCGGCCACGACCGAGCCGGCCTGCTTGCTGGAGCCGCCATGCGACTGGTTGAGCGTCAGCGTTTCACCGGTGGTCTGCTTCCAATGGCGGGCAAAGGCGGCGTTGTAGTCCTTGTAGAACTCGCGGGTGACGTCGTAGCTCACGTTGAGCAGGGTGACGTCGGCGTGGGCCGTGCTCAGGGCGGTGACGCCCACGGCAAGGCCGAGGAGCACACGAGCGAGAAAAGGCTTCTGAGAAAAACGCATGACGGAGTCCCTTCTGGATGCAAGTGGCGAATGTTAGGGACCGCATGATCGGCAGAGAAGGACAGTTTTGGCAACTTCATATGCAGAAACCGCATAACAAGCAAGGACGGTGAACACCCGGCCAGTTGTGCCGGTTTTCCTCGTCTCATATACTGGTGGGGGTATTAAACGAATCCAGGATCGCCTCATGTCCTCCTCCCTTTTTCCTTTGCTCGGCGGCCTGCTGATCGGCGGCGCCTCGGTGTTGCTGCTGGTGGGGTTGGGTCGCATCGCCGGCATCAGTGGCATCAC
This is a stretch of genomic DNA from Aquabacterium olei. It encodes these proteins:
- the cysT gene encoding sulfate ABC transporter permease subunit CysT yields the protein MIFSKTLLRRRSVLPGFDLSLGLTLFYLCLIVLIPLSAAFLRTMDLTWPQFVDAVASPRVVASYKLTFGASLLAAIVNGVFGLLVAWVLVRYDFFGRRIVDALVDLPFALPTAVAGITLTGLYAANGWIGKHLEPLGVKVAFTPIGVFVAMTFIGLPFVVRTVQPILEDLASELEEAAATLGASRWQTFAQVIFPTLMPALLTGFALAFARALGEYGSIIFIAGNMPMVSEITPLLIITKLEQYDYAGATAIAVVMLVMSFLMLLAINGLQAWARARQGK
- a CDS encoding sulfate ABC transporter substrate-binding protein — its product is MRFSQKPFLARVLLGLAVGVTALSTAHADVTLLNVSYDVTREFYKDYNAAFARHWKQTTGETLTLNQSHGGSSKQAGSVVAGLAADVITMNQANDIDILAERGGLVPADWAKRLPNNSAPTTSVTVILVRKGNPKQIKDWADLVKPGVSVVIPNPKTSGNGRYTYLAAWGSVIKSGGNPKQARDLVQRLFANVPVFDGGGRAATTTFAQRQIGDALVTFESEVPLIRSEFGGDYQVVYPKHTILAENPVSVVDKVVDKKGTRKQAEAYLKYLWSDEGQAIAAKHNMRPRSDKVLAQYKAAFLQIPTFTVDEVFGGWKRAQAEHFNDGATYDQIIAAGRAGR